In the genome of Lactuca sativa cultivar Salinas chromosome 3, Lsat_Salinas_v11, whole genome shotgun sequence, the window TCAACGACATATATGATTCCTCTCTTTTCATATATAGACGTATAGATCATATTGCATACCTTCTTTTTTAGTTGACAATATTGTTTTAATTGCATCTTCCACATGTCTCTTTCCGCATATCATCACCACCTTGACTTTAGAATTTTTGATGACTGAGTTGGGATCTTTAAACTACTGTCTTGATATTTCTGTCACTAGAGGTCGTCATGAAATGTTTCTATCCCAACAAAAATATGCTACAAAGATTGTAGCTCGAGAAAAGATGTATAAATGCAAATTCTCTCTTACTCGTGCACAAGCTACTACAAAAATTGATGGTACAAGCCCCCTAGTTGAGGATCCGACTCTATATTGCAGTCTCGCAGCTGCTCTTCAATATTTAACATTTGCTTGCCCAGACATTTTACATGTTGTTCAAAAAGTATACCTCTACATGAATGACCCAAGAGAGCTCCATTTTACTACTCTCAAACAGATTCTCACGACCTTATTGCCTAATCGAATGTTGATTAGGCTAGCTGCCCCACTTCTAGGCGCTCCACTTCGAGATCTAGTGTTAGTCAGAGTACCACAAAGTTGCAAATGCGATGGTTGAAACAAGATGGATTCACAATTTATTACATGAATTATATTACCCTCTTCTTGCTGCTACTATGGTTTTCTATAATATTGTTACTACAGTTTGTAACGCCCACAAGATAGGGATAGATGATTACAAAATAAAAAGATAATTATTCATGACGATGATAAATAGATGTTTTTGATAGAAGGTTATTTAAGATAAATAATATAAACGAAAGTGATAATATATgttaaatcgagagcgtgcatatagagaacgcctAAATCCGACGTtacatgaggaagttatgatatttCGAAGTTTCATTGTAGTAGTATACAACTTAGAAACCTAAATTCAAATCAGTCGATTGTTAGAAAAaaacaaactaaacaagagttgaaaatatcgtatgaaaaagttatgatttttatacggattttaacagtctaagcctgttaaaaatataactttaaaagtaAAGTGAGATTTAACCGATGGGGACTAAGTGAAAGTTTTATAAATctcatcatacatacttataaagctagcatttttccatAAACCTCATGTATTTGAAACCCTCATAAAAATTTGCAAatacctcatgcatttgaaacctcctattTTAAAGAATGccactcaaaagtctcttaataatgattaataatttaaaggttttataacttatataatatatttaataaacaattaatggataCTCTACTATAAATAGGTCAATCTTtttgagtagacacacaaatagaaatcacatacaaaattcacaaagaaaacaagtttaagttttttgtgttggtttgagggatttgaacaatttttcgagccatgttattgtcttgaagtttttaatttgtatgttgttgttgaaattttaatgtaattagattagattcatgttatcgatcatatgttatggaaggtgaaatatataatatttaattaactattgtatacatgtttgtatgctcatattgcttcaaaataataattaattaaaaatcatggatatgtcatattatccatattatccatgtaagcattttttaaaatgcaaattgtgtatcttatcactttatattttagtatatgtttaacattttagttataataataagtgttttttaaaagtttctttcacttattaatcataacaagtggttttaaaattaataagcaataattataaataataaaatcaaattacatggatatgtcatattatccatggaagtctcttttgaaatgcaaattgtctatcttatcactttattatttagtgtatttttcacattttaataataatattaagtgtttcttaaaagagttctttaacttattattaataataagtggtttaaaattaacaaataacaattttaaatgataataaaatcaaattataaattacaattagctataaataaattgtattttaaataaacatcattattgaaattagaaaatgatcgcataaataaaaatatatttaatcaataataataattgttaaaaataatactaaatagatcaattatatttaattctaatAATGAAGAATGTGGGTTGATGTtaatgaatattattgttcaaaataataaagaatatatatatatatatatatatatatatatatatatatatatatatatatatatatatatatatatatattagtgtaaaaAGACCATCTCAtagttaatgtcaataacataaccattgtaaacatatatttttcaatattttaacaatatatttttaatcttcGCTGCGCAACACACGGGAATTCATCTAGTTTATAGTTATGTGTGGATGTAAAATACGTCGAAAATAGAGCTcatatgaagaatatatgaatttttaaggaaatcaatttttttttatgcgCAGTCGCCGTACAGACAAGAAGCGTGGCGCGCTTCTGACCCACCGTAGAATTTTGACACCTGTTACCAGCCAGACGACACCATGTCAGCGTCCGGAAATTTTCAAGGCGCGCCCCGACAAAGTGTGCGACGCGCTTCTATTTTTCAACCCTATTTAAACTGCGTTTTGCAACCTCATTTCTCACTCCTTTCATCCAGATTTTCTCTGGAATTCTCTCGTATCTCTAGACCTATACTCTATAGTTCCTGACCACTTCAACAGAATCCTGTAGTGTCAGATAGCTGGTGAATAGAAGCTCCCTGATCAAAGTTTTGTTCGCATAATTCCCGATTTTCGCTAGAATCTCTATAAGTTAAGTTACACTTATTTTATTCAAGTGTAACTTTAACTATAGTTATAGTCATTATTACGAAcgtataattaagatttatcagtgattccaagttatTATACTAAGTGGTGTACTTATGGGGATGATATCTATGCTGGATATAGCGAGgtttttaaagtgagatttccaaacattATACTCTGTATATCAAACTCCCTCCGGTATGATCCTATCTAGTTGTTACTTACtttatagatcttgatgtagatatTGGGATTAGTgtggaatctagactatcattaatTGCGAGGAATATAACACTAAGACTTAGTAATGTGAACCTAGGTCACGTAAGATGAAAAGATAAGTACAAAGGCGAAGTTCTGCTCAAATTATAAGGCATCCACTTTTATCAAATGAGTGCATATGTACTTTCATCTTACccatatatatatgaagtattcaGATAATTGAATGCTACATGTGCTTATGTGCAAAGGTGTTATGTGTTAGATGAAATGCTATAAAGATAAATCTATATGACTTATaccgtatatgtattttcatgaaaATAATACATTGGGTAATGAAAGGTAAAAATGATAAGATGTCATAGTATGatgaaatataaaaataataataggaTGCCACGACTTAAATAGTGCTATTATACTAACGATTTAAGAACTGGTACTATTATAGTAACGATGTAGGAACTAGTACTATTGTACTAACAATGTAGAAAACTAGTACCATTGTACTAATGATGTAGTAACTAGTACAATTATACTAACGCTGTAGACAATAGTATTATTGTACTAAAGATGTAGGACCTAGTACGGTTGTAATAACGATATAAGAACTAGTACTATTGTATAAATGATGTAGTCATCTAATAGAATATAGATGGTAACAACGACAACCCTTAAGATAGGACTCTATAGATGAATAAAGtagataatggggatggataattgagtaaattgtttgatagataattaaatatactaattatattaatatgggttgaaaaccctatatactcactaGGTTTTCCAACCTGTCCCACTTAGCTTCTTTATATCATAGGTAGCGGTACAAAGGTACATGAATGATGAAAGATTAAGGGAGATGTAGACTGTTAGTCTAAGATATTGTAAGGCATATATTCGTATGTTTCTTGTATCAATTATGACATcctaagttttcttttaaagaTATTAATGTAAAATGTTTCTTTGGAAATGTTTGATGTTAATATTATCTCACACTAAAATAATATTTCCAGGACAAATTCCTCACTAATAAACACTCtcttttaaataagcataaattaaaagttttaaaatggaagtgaatttcgggatgtcacaCAGTGTACCTATCTATTAATCCCATTCAGCACCAATGCGCCAAACACATAGAGGTCGATATACACTTTATGCGCGACAAAGTTGCATTGGGTTAAATTTCTATCATTCATGTTCCCTCATCATCTCAATAtgttgacatcttcaccaaagggcTCCCATCTTCTTTATTTCATGACTTCGGATCTAATATGAACGTCTGTTCAAAACTGCCCGTTCAAGGTAGTACGGGGGGATGTTAGACGtaatatgtatttgtatgttatattTTAGTTAGCCTATTTATTGTTTTCTTTAGATAGCCTACTTTTGTACGTTGAGCCCAATTATATCTTTCATATATATTAACGTAAAGGCTTTATGCCTCTTCATGAGAAATTGTGTAATGTAACAATTATGAAGGGATCGGAAGGCAAAATGGGAAGTTGCGAATTACAGTCACCCCACATCACCTGGTGGGAACTAGAAGGAAAGGAAATGAGCTCTATTTTAGGGCGCATCTAGTATAGCTTAGAGCAAAGAATCCGGTTCTTCACTTAGCCGACTTGTTTAAGAGAGCCATTGATTTCTTTCGAGTTAGTCCTTTTTAGATTAAATCAGTTCAGTTTTGGATTGATATGGTTCGAGTTTGGACAGAGTTAAGACAATTTTAATTGATTTTGAACTTTTTCTAAGTGTTTTTGCCGAGTAGGCTTAATTCGGCTTGGTAAGGGGCCGAGTACTCGGCTGACTTGCTTGATTTTACAACACTGGCCACAACATGAGTACACAAAATATTGTCAATTATAACTATGAACTCTTCTATGGTTGATTATATGGCTTGTATAGTGTAGCGGTAGATACAATGGTTGGGGTTTGGTTTAGTTGTTTTGTTTCCATTGCACGCTATAAGTGTTATGACCGAGATACACGCACCACCCTCATATTATGAGCACGACATCCATTGGTTTTACAAAGGAACAACAAATATTGGTATCGTGTCAAGCGTTAGGTTTCAAATTGGTTTAGATTTCCGCCTGCTTATCTGGATTTTTGAGTACTTCAAAACATATATATGCTGTAGTATGGAGATTGCCAAAGATAAAGACTACATATAACATGTAAGTGGATAATGTTTTGTAAAAAAACATTTTGTTTTCTCATAGGATCATGTATTTACAGTAACGGTCATATGAATATGTGTGCTAATTAAGAGACAAGCGGTGACGATAAAAAGTGATTATCATCAGTTTTATTGTGTTAATTAGAAGAGAGTAGAGAGGAGCATATTCGGTAGAGACCAAGAAACAAGAAAGAATGGTACATACGGGTCACCTAGGCTTGGAAGTTATATTAGAATAAAGTTCGATCCATGATGCCAAATGACTTTGCGTCAACTCCTCTCATTTTACTAGAGAACAGTTTAATCGATGCAATTGATGGATAAATCATGGATGGAATCTAGTCTCCCTTATAAAGCAACAAAGCTGAAGTAATCCATCATCATTAAAAGACCacacaaattggaaaacacaatTATTTTTCTTATATTCCTTATTAAATTTGTATGAACATTCTTAATTAGAAAGACCTAATTAAGCATAGAACTTACCTTACAAAATTGTAAGATGGATATGTTAGCAATATATGTTATAGTTAATTATTTGCTAAGCAATGGAAACCCGGAAGAAGATGACCTTTTCACAAATCTTCCTTTCATTCTAGGCCTCTTCTCTGCATTCAGTTTTCGTACCTCGTATCTTATTTTTTTCGAAAACAACCTTGTTCGCCTCTTTTCTCTATACCTTGACACCCTTGCCTCTCTCCCTCCATCTAGCATTGCCGGATTCCCCGTTATCATTCCCATATCCCCATAAGGATGATGATGCTGATGATGCATTATCCCACATCCACCCTAAGAAATCAAAAGAGCCAAAATATTACTCCTATTTTTAATCCGACGTCGAACAACACCAAATGATAATTTGACTTTCATAAAAGACGTTAAGAAAAAGTTGGTTGTATAAATATACAATATGTCAAAGTGTAATTAAGGTTGCATAAAGGTCTGGTTAACAATATGTCAAATCATGCAATGCACCCACCCCAAAAGGCATGATTTTTATGCATGTAACACTTTTTTATCACAACTATTTACTTTTCTCCTTAAAAAATAACATCTGattaaatatatagtttaataaCATATGTTGATTATTAATCCAATGTCAAAAAGATTTGTTTATGAAATACAAATAGAAAAAACTTGTGATTCTTAAAAGAGTGAGATTTTAGTGTGAAAGAAAGACCATCTATATATAGTTAAAAGTGTAAAAAGAGTAGAGTAGACCTACCAGGCACTCAGGCCAACAATCATCGGGATCCAACTCCGGCCGATCACCGGTTGTCCATGGTGATCTTTGCTCATCCCAGGCGGCAATGATTCCTTCATAATCTAGCTTTAATATTCTTTTTTGCTTCTTATTTTCATCATCATATCTTTCTATATTGATAACCACATGATAATCTTCATCCTCTTTCACCACACCCATACGATCCCCGACACCACCTTCCACCGTCAACTTCTCGTCTTTTTCCTCCCATAACGGTGAATCGTAATCAAAGCTCAACTGAAATGGCTCTCTCATCATCTCCATCTCATTCTCCACCGTTTCACACTGCATCTGATCTTCTTCAACCTTCACTCTCTCTAAGCTTTCGCCGCCCGAATCCTTCTCTCTACAATCCAACAACCCTAATCCTTCCATAGCAAACGATTCCTCATCAAGACCTTTTCCCAGTAAACTCTCTACATCAGCGGCGAACTCCGCCAGCTCCATGTCGGAGGGAAGTATCAACCCGTTGAAACTATTCAAATCAAACGTCACTTTCGATCCATTATGAAGATCTGCGTCCACCGGAGTTGTCGCCTCCGTTTGTTTCACAGGCGTTGCCACCTCATTTGAATTCCCGGAAAGACAAAGTTCCGCGGCAAAGGGGTCAAAGATCGGAACCTGATACAAAAGTTGCTCATCGGATGTCACTGCGGTGGTCTCATCACTACCGATCTCTGGAACTAAGTGAAGTGGATTGAAACTCATACTGCTTTCTTCAGATTTTGACGTCCGTCGAGACGCCTGCTTGTGGTGGTTCCCACCACGAGGAGTTCTTGGTTTCTTGGTGAAACCATGGTGCCATGGCGGTGGTGCTGGTTTCTCCAAAGAAGAAAGCTTCAAAGAAGCCACCTTTAGACGAACCCTTTCGTGACGACGAGCTAACGGGTTGGCCGAATGAACCGAAGCATCACACGATTGGCACAAGAAAGCGTCATCGGCAGCACAATACCACCGAGCACGCTTTCTTATACAATTATCACAAGCTCTTGCCGTTTTTCCTCCTACAACGTTGGCCAATTTCTTGTCCGATGAGACCATTTGGTAGGGGTCTCGAATGTACGAACTTTTTGTTAAAAAATTATGGAGTTTGTGGAAGAAATGTATGATGGGATTGTAGGTTTTGTGTTTGTGGGTGTGACCCACTGTATGCACTTTTTACAGAGAACAGTGTGGTCTTATTGAAGAGATTTATAAAGAAGGTAAGTAGATGCACTTGCCTGGTTTCAGAAGGTCCCACAAAATGCCTTATCTTCATTTAATTGGCTAATATATGAACTCCATCCATGATTTTGTTTCGCTATTGGCTGCCTTTCCCATCAATGGATTTCTTGTGGGGTCCAAGAAATTTAAGCCCTGGTTCCCCATATCATTTTTATTGAATAATGTTTGTACCAAAGAATGAGTGTTTAATAAGCGCAATTGTGTTTTTCAATTATTTTCTACTGATTATCGGTAAAAGTTAGTggtaaatattatataaaattagATAGATTGAAAGTGTATATACCATCAAATGATATATATTTGTTTGTGTATATATCATCTAGTAGTTTTGTTGTTATAAAGTTTCATATACTATGGTATTTCTTGAACTATTGTTTTTAGTACACTTGTATTGCATTGATCTATATGGTTAATTGTTGGATTCTTTACCATGTTTGTTAGAAGTAACTATTACATTACAAAAAACAAAGCTTTAGCGATGACTTGAAGTCTTCGTAGTAGAGAACCTACGATAACATATATATCGTAGGTGTTGGTTGAAAAATATTCAAAAAGTTTCTACTTTCATTAAAGACATATCGTTATAAGGTAAATGTGAAATTTAACTCTCATGATTTTTTTACCGAAATTTTTTGGAGGATGAACAATGAAACATGCAGTACAGTAACCTTTCATCTCTACaagattaattaaaaataatctaCAAAAATGctttagtttttatttaaattaaaaattaagttAAAATATTTTGTATGAGTGAATACCAAAACGTCATTAGTGTGTAATCATTATAGCCCTACTTCTCCGAAGATGTTGTCATTTTAGGTTCTAATATGCATTGGAATAGAGTCTTGGTTTAATCTAAGCTTTATCAACACAAAATTAGATAGCTAGCCTTAAGATTTCCTCTCATATCTGATACATCTCAATGGAACTCGATCATGCCCTTCCTCACCCATTCATATATCAGTCCCTACATATTCTTCCATGATGACCTATCCTATTTGACCCAACGAATCaacaaaaacaaatattaaaaattatatcACCTCATACCTATAAATCTATTTAGATTCACAGTCAAACTTAAGCATTATAATACCATATGAAAGGTATTTCTTGTCATTGATTAAAATGTCTATTCAAGATATCTCCACTCTAAGACTCAACTATCACCCTCTCAAATCTCAAGAAAATTTAGTCTAACACGATGTGAAAAGTGTATATTGTATTAACAACTATTTGTTGCGTTATCAAGATTCCTTTAAGTTGGCATTTTTTCATCAAGAAAGCTTTGTTGTTGTCCTAATAACTATTTGGTGTTTTATTGTATTTGATATTTTACATCCATATCATATATGTTTACCAGAGTAGAGAGGTCCGAGTATTTAATTAGATATCTACCTTAATAGTGTGGGTCTTGCTAACTGTAACACCTGATTCCAGATATTCATGTTCGCAGTGCAGGCCATGTCATTAAGTAGCGGCGTGGTTGGTTATTGTATGCAGCGCAGTGGCTCCCACAGCCCAAAACCCTAGGTCTCGGGTTATAAGTCATATTTAAGAAAAGAGATGTTTATGGTTTTCTTTAGCCTTATTCTCCATATCTAGAGAATgttcatagcaaaccctagccccctCTCTTGATATTCTAAGCCTTGCATCCTT includes:
- the LOC111904544 gene encoding zinc finger protein CONSTANS-LIKE 16, translated to MVSSDKKLANVVGGKTARACDNCIRKRARWYCAADDAFLCQSCDASVHSANPLARRHERVRLKVASLKLSSLEKPAPPPWHHGFTKKPRTPRGGNHHKQASRRTSKSEESSMSFNPLHLVPEIGSDETTAVTSDEQLLYQVPIFDPFAAELCLSGNSNEVATPVKQTEATTPVDADLHNGSKVTFDLNSFNGLILPSDMELAEFAADVESLLGKGLDEESFAMEGLGLLDCREKDSGGESLERVKVEEDQMQCETVENEMEMMREPFQLSFDYDSPLWEEKDEKLTVEGGVGDRMGVVKEDEDYHVVINIERYDDENKKQKRILKLDYEGIIAAWDEQRSPWTTGDRPELDPDDCWPECLGGCGIMHHQHHHPYGDMGMITGNPAMLDGGREARVSRYREKRRTRLFSKKIRYEVRKLNAEKRPRMKGRFVKRSSSSGFPLLSK